Proteins found in one Abyssibius alkaniclasticus genomic segment:
- a CDS encoding DUF484 family protein, whose product MQNPDLTAADTLKAAILEHPEAVLADADVLRALIGAQDKADRNVVDLRARFLAELEGQLGALESTHRTVVAAAYENLSGTNQVQRAVLTLLEPDSFAGLLDALQRDLPPILGIDVVRLCLESGAQDVDLPHPVITPMKPGTIRVAATGSPTTPQRAVVLRGAGPHTARLFTGAAGRVKSEALLALDLGAGRLPALLALGAKDPAHFSPDQGGDLLNFLARALERVLRRWLT is encoded by the coding sequence ATGCAAAATCCGGACCTCACCGCCGCAGATACGCTCAAAGCCGCCATTCTGGAGCATCCCGAAGCGGTTCTGGCCGATGCCGATGTGCTGCGCGCCCTGATCGGCGCACAGGACAAGGCCGACCGCAATGTCGTCGATCTGCGCGCACGTTTTCTGGCCGAACTTGAAGGCCAGCTTGGTGCGCTGGAAAGCACCCATCGCACGGTTGTGGCGGCGGCTTACGAAAATCTCTCGGGCACCAATCAGGTGCAGCGCGCCGTGCTGACCTTGCTGGAGCCCGACAGTTTTGCCGGCCTGCTTGATGCGCTGCAACGCGACCTGCCCCCGATTCTGGGAATCGATGTTGTGCGCCTTTGCCTTGAAAGCGGCGCGCAGGATGTGGACCTGCCGCATCCAGTCATTACCCCGATGAAGCCCGGCACGATTCGTGTTGCGGCAACCGGCAGTCCGACCACACCGCAGCGCGCCGTTGTGCTGCGCGGTGCCGGCCCGCATACGGCGCGGCTGTTTACCGGCGCCGCCGGGCGTGTGAAGTCCGAAGCCTTGCTGGCGCTCGACCTTGGCGCGGGCCGTCTGCCCGCGCTGCTGGCGCTTGGCGCAAAAGACCCGGCGCATTTCTCGCCCGATCAGGGTGGCGATCTTCTCAACTTTCTGGCCCGCGCGCTGGAACGTGTGCTGCGCCGCTGGCTGACGTGA
- a CDS encoding extensin family protein, which translates to MRMVLWLTMMIGLAACIGRSSYTPSPGLVRLCNDNRIYGERVGVVEGSGICGIGNAVRIREIAGVTLDPGATLNCRSAKVLADWVEADARAALRSMNARLASMRVFASYACRPRNSQPGARISEHALGNAIDIGEFRLSNGETLVVESDWKQGAAGDALERLHSSACGTFGTVLGPDSDRFHYNHFHFDTAEYRSGSYCR; encoded by the coding sequence ATGCGGATGGTCTTGTGGCTGACGATGATGATTGGGCTGGCGGCCTGTATCGGCCGCTCGTCCTATACGCCATCGCCCGGGCTGGTGCGGCTGTGCAATGACAATCGGATTTATGGCGAGCGCGTTGGCGTGGTCGAGGGGAGCGGCATTTGTGGCATTGGCAATGCGGTGCGCATTCGCGAAATTGCCGGTGTAACGCTTGACCCTGGCGCCACGCTGAACTGCCGCTCGGCCAAGGTGCTGGCCGATTGGGTGGAGGCGGATGCGCGCGCCGCGCTGCGCAGCATGAATGCGCGGCTGGCAAGTATGCGTGTTTTTGCCTCATATGCCTGCCGGCCGCGCAACTCGCAGCCCGGCGCGCGGATATCGGAACATGCCTTGGGCAATGCGATAGATATTGGCGAATTCCGGCTGAGCAATGGCGAAACGCTGGTGGTGGAAAGCGACTGGAAACAAGGCGCGGCGGGCGATGCGCTGGAGCGTTTGCACAGCAGCGCCTGTGGCACATTCGGCACCGTTCTGGGGCCGGACTCAGACCGGTTCCACTATAACCATTTCCATTTTGATACGGCTGAATACCGGTCGGGCAGTTATTGCCGCTAG
- a CDS encoding primosomal protein N': MSDLFGQERDFDEGEAVAVLTTEPLDRYLDYRAPFGGVDLGALVEVPLGPRRVLGAVWGPGQGGFDRAKLRSIIRVLDEPAIPAPMRDFLARAADYTITPLSQMLRLATRAPGLMHPPGDTKVLVAGTAAPDRMTPAREKVLALVEDYGGLPFQPGELANMAGVSGSVIKGLVAQGCLVEVFAPRDGPFPALDPGLPGAALNAEQAVAAEQLRAGVASGTYGTTLLKGVTGSGKTEVYLEAVAEALRLGQQALVLLPEIALSVEFMARVEKRFGARPAEWHSGVTMAERRRAWKAVARGQAQLVVGARSALFLPFRHLGVIVVDEEHDGSYKQEDGVHYHARDMAVLRASILGAQVVLASATPSLETWANAQAGKYARLDLAERFGVAEMPELSAIDMRTEPMQPNQWISPMLADAVAQRMADGEQALLFLNRRGFAPLTLCRACGHQIGCEYCDARMVEHRFLARLVCHQCGESKPVPAACPSCAVEGKLAPIGPGVERLAEEVAARFPDARIAVLSSDMAGSTRAMKARILEIAQGGADIIIGTQMVAKGHNFPLLTLVGVIDADLGLEGGDLRAAEKSFQLIRQVAGRAGRADKPGQALIQSHQPDHPLIKAIIAGDEEAFWAAEAASRARAGAPPYGRMAGIVLSGPDEGAVYALAREMAQAWAGRAKIDSQLFGPAAAPVARIRGRHRVRMLIKTPKGAPIQEALRRWTDGLRLPANIRLTIDIDPQSFY, translated from the coding sequence ATGAGTGACTTGTTTGGCCAGGAGCGGGATTTTGATGAGGGCGAAGCGGTTGCCGTGCTGACAACCGAGCCGCTGGACCGCTATCTCGACTATCGCGCGCCGTTCGGCGGCGTCGATCTGGGCGCGCTGGTTGAAGTGCCGCTTGGGCCGCGCCGCGTGCTTGGCGCGGTCTGGGGGCCGGGGCAGGGCGGGTTTGACCGTGCCAAACTGCGCAGCATCATCCGTGTGCTGGACGAGCCCGCCATCCCCGCCCCGATGCGCGACTTTCTTGCCCGCGCCGCCGATTACACCATCACCCCGCTCAGCCAGATGCTGCGGCTGGCCACGCGCGCACCGGGGCTGATGCACCCGCCGGGCGATACCAAGGTGCTGGTCGCTGGCACAGCCGCGCCCGACCGGATGACACCGGCGCGTGAAAAGGTGCTGGCGCTGGTCGAGGACTATGGCGGCCTGCCCTTTCAGCCGGGCGAGTTGGCCAATATGGCGGGGGTGTCGGGCTCGGTCATCAAGGGGCTGGTGGCGCAGGGCTGTCTGGTCGAGGTTTTTGCCCCGCGCGACGGGCCGTTCCCGGCGCTCGACCCTGGCCTGCCGGGGGCTGCGTTGAATGCCGAACAGGCGGTGGCGGCGGAACAACTGCGCGCGGGCGTGGCGAGCGGCACCTATGGCACAACGTTGCTGAAGGGCGTAACGGGCTCGGGCAAAACCGAGGTGTATCTGGAAGCCGTGGCCGAGGCGCTGAGGCTTGGCCAGCAGGCTTTGGTGCTGTTGCCGGAAATTGCGCTGAGCGTTGAATTCATGGCCCGCGTTGAAAAACGCTTTGGCGCGCGCCCCGCCGAATGGCATTCGGGCGTGACAATGGCCGAACGCCGCCGCGCATGGAAGGCGGTGGCGCGCGGGCAGGCGCAACTGGTTGTCGGCGCGCGCTCGGCACTGTTTTTGCCGTTTCGGCACCTTGGGGTGATCGTTGTCGATGAAGAACATGACGGCAGTTACAAGCAGGAAGACGGGGTGCATTACCACGCCCGCGATATGGCGGTTCTGCGCGCCAGCATTCTGGGCGCGCAGGTGGTGCTGGCCAGCGCCACGCCCAGCCTTGAGACCTGGGCCAATGCGCAGGCGGGCAAATATGCGCGGCTTGATCTGGCCGAACGGTTTGGTGTGGCCGAAATGCCGGAACTGAGCGCCATTGATATGCGCACCGAGCCGATGCAGCCGAACCAGTGGATTTCGCCCATGCTGGCCGATGCCGTGGCGCAGCGTATGGCCGATGGCGAACAGGCGCTGCTGTTCTTGAACCGGCGCGGCTTTGCGCCGCTTACGCTTTGCCGTGCCTGTGGCCACCAGATCGGCTGCGAGTATTGCGATGCGCGGATGGTCGAACACCGGTTCCTGGCGCGGCTGGTCTGCCATCAATGCGGCGAGAGCAAGCCCGTTCCTGCCGCCTGCCCGTCATGCGCGGTGGAAGGCAAGCTCGCCCCCATCGGCCCCGGCGTTGAACGCCTGGCCGAGGAGGTGGCGGCGCGCTTCCCGGATGCGCGGATTGCGGTGCTTAGCTCTGACATGGCGGGCAGCACACGGGCGATGAAGGCGCGGATTCTGGAGATCGCGCAAGGTGGGGCCGATATCATCATCGGCACGCAGATGGTGGCCAAGGGCCATAACTTTCCGCTGCTCACGCTTGTCGGGGTGATCGATGCCGATCTAGGGCTGGAGGGGGGAGACCTTCGCGCCGCCGAGAAGAGCTTTCAGCTTATCAGGCAGGTGGCGGGCCGCGCCGGGCGGGCCGACAAGCCGGGGCAGGCGCTGATCCAAAGCCACCAGCCCGACCACCCGCTGATCAAGGCGATTATCGCGGGGGATGAGGAGGCGTTTTGGGCGGCAGAGGCCGCAAGCCGGGCGCGTGCCGGCGCCCCCCCCTATGGGCGCATGGCGGGGATTGTGCTGTCTGGCCCGGATGAAGGCGCGGTCTATGCGCTGGCGCGCGAGATGGCGCAGGCTTGGGCGGGGCGGGCAAAGATCGACTCGCAGCTTTTTGGCCCGGCGGCGGCACCTGTTGCGCGCATTCGCGGCCGCCACCGCGTGCGAATGCTCATCAAAACCCCGAAAGGCGCGCCAATCCAGGAGGCGCTGCGCCGCTGGACCGACGGGCTGCGCCTGCCCGCCAATATCCGCCTGACAATCGACATTGACCCGCAAAGCTTTTATTAG
- the fsa gene encoding fructose-6-phosphate aldolase, with protein MKFFVDTADIDAIAELNATGMVDGVTTNPSLILKSGRDILEVTKEICALVKGPVSAEVVSLEADDMIAEGRKLARIAPNIAVKVPLTWAGLKTCKTLTDEGHMVNVTLCFSANQALLAAKAGATFISPFVGRLDDINLDGMDLIGDIRTIYDNFGFETQILVASVRSVNHVTQSALIGADVVTAPPAVLKKLADHPLTDAGLAAFMADWAKTGQKIL; from the coding sequence ATGAAATTTTTCGTGGACACGGCCGACATTGACGCGATTGCCGAGCTGAATGCAACCGGGATGGTCGATGGTGTTACCACCAACCCCTCGCTTATCCTGAAATCGGGGCGCGATATTCTGGAAGTCACCAAGGAAATCTGCGCGCTGGTCAAAGGCCCGGTATCCGCCGAGGTTGTCTCGCTGGAAGCCGATGACATGATCGCCGAAGGCCGCAAACTCGCCAGGATCGCCCCCAATATCGCGGTGAAAGTGCCGCTGACATGGGCTGGGTTGAAAACCTGTAAAACCCTTACCGATGAAGGCCATATGGTCAACGTCACCCTGTGTTTTTCCGCCAATCAGGCGCTGCTGGCCGCCAAGGCCGGGGCGACATTCATTTCGCCCTTTGTGGGCCGGCTCGATGACATCAACCTCGATGGCATGGATTTGATCGGCGATATCCGCACGATCTATGACAATTTCGGCTTTGAAACCCAGATCCTTGTCGCCTCGGTGCGCAGCGTCAACCATGTTACGCAATCGGCGCTTATCGGGGCCGATGTGGTTACGGCACCGCCCGCCGTGCTGAAAAAGCTGGCCGACCATCCGCTGACCGACGCCGGGCTTGCCGCCTTTATGGCCGACTGGGCGAAAACCGGCCAGAAAATCCTGTAA
- a CDS encoding tyrosine recombinase XerC, translating into MTLPSAQSSDLMGRWLAQLQGLRDASPHTIEAYRHDVAAYLGFMSAHLGGDVGLAALGAVRTADLRAWMAHERADGLGARSLGRALSAVKSFYRWLGEAEGVDTSAVLAMRAPKAGARLPRPISPDAARDMISRTGLQAAEPWVAARDVAVVTLLYGCGLRISEALGLRRADAPLPDVLRILGKGKRERLVPVLPVARAAVDDYLRLLPHRLMGDGPLFIGLRGGPLSPRIVQKTMADTRRQLGLPDSTTPHAMRHSFATHLLAAGGDLRTIQALLGHASLATTQVYTGVDQARLMDVYRAAHPRAGKD; encoded by the coding sequence GTGACCCTGCCCAGCGCCCAGTCCTCCGATCTTATGGGTCGCTGGCTGGCGCAACTGCAAGGGTTGCGCGACGCCAGCCCCCATACGATTGAAGCCTATCGCCATGATGTTGCCGCCTATCTTGGCTTCATGTCGGCGCATCTGGGCGGGGATGTCGGGCTTGCCGCCCTTGGGGCCGTGCGCACGGCCGATTTGCGCGCATGGATGGCGCATGAACGCGCCGACGGTCTGGGCGCGCGCAGCCTTGGGCGCGCGCTTTCGGCCGTCAAATCCTTCTATCGCTGGCTGGGAGAGGCCGAGGGCGTGGATACCAGCGCCGTTCTGGCCATGCGCGCGCCAAAGGCGGGTGCGCGCCTGCCCCGCCCCATCAGCCCGGATGCCGCGCGCGACATGATCAGCCGGACCGGGCTTCAGGCGGCCGAGCCGTGGGTGGCGGCGCGCGATGTGGCTGTCGTGACCCTGCTTTACGGCTGCGGTTTGCGCATTTCCGAGGCTTTGGGGCTGCGCCGCGCCGATGCCCCCCTGCCCGATGTGCTGCGCATTCTTGGCAAGGGCAAGCGCGAACGTCTGGTGCCGGTTCTGCCCGTGGCCCGCGCCGCGGTTGATGACTATCTGCGCCTGCTCCCCCACAGGCTCATGGGCGATGGCCCGCTGTTCATCGGCCTGCGCGGCGGCCCGCTCAGCCCGCGCATCGTGCAAAAAACAATGGCCGATACCCGCCGCCAGCTTGGCCTGCCCGACAGCACAACCCCCCATGCCATGCGCCATTCCTTTGCCACGCATCTGTTGGCGGCAGGGGGGGATTTGCGCACCATACAGGCGCTGCTTGGCCATGCCTCGCTGGCCACAACACAGGTTTATACCGGGGTCGATCAGGCCCGGCTGATGGATGTTTACCGCGCCGCCCATCCCCGTGCAGGCAAGGACTAG
- a CDS encoding transporter substrate-binding domain-containing protein: MLKRIVTMSLLVAAGTFGTAQAQTPCDNYTIRAGDSLQSIARRAFDNPALFQLVYLANRDVIGANPNLITVGTVIQMPCEDGTNPGANTSAGSFASTVDASTVSAGAVPPLSEPVAPPTGGMTPFVAPITFVTGADYAPFTGPELPEGGMYTELVMRALEIADPNREARVDFVKDWGSHLATLLPNGAYDMGFPWYLPDCTNLEPLNQSDRERCTKFDHSDPFYEVVISMFVLADGPYARAQKPEDIYGTTICRPEGYFQFDLAQAGLIENATLVSPATPQECLRMLASGEVDVYTINQLTGEETIGALGLEAQVAEVPGLQSIQTLHVLTPKTNPMGRSQIALLNAGLRAMVESGEWFLIVSRQLSAQ; the protein is encoded by the coding sequence ATGCTAAAACGCATCGTCACTATGTCGCTACTTGTCGCGGCAGGAACATTTGGCACGGCGCAGGCGCAAACGCCCTGTGACAACTATACAATTCGCGCAGGCGACTCGTTGCAATCCATCGCGCGGCGCGCCTTTGACAATCCGGCATTGTTTCAGCTCGTTTATCTGGCCAACCGCGATGTGATTGGCGCCAACCCGAACCTGATCACGGTTGGAACCGTCATTCAAATGCCATGCGAAGACGGCACGAACCCCGGCGCGAACACCTCCGCGGGCAGCTTTGCCAGCACGGTCGACGCCAGCACCGTCAGCGCAGGCGCCGTGCCACCGCTCAGCGAGCCGGTCGCGCCTCCCACCGGCGGTATGACCCCGTTCGTCGCCCCGATCACCTTTGTGACCGGCGCTGACTATGCGCCTTTCACCGGCCCCGAATTGCCCGAAGGCGGCATGTATACCGAACTTGTGATGCGCGCGCTTGAAATTGCCGATCCGAACCGCGAAGCGCGTGTCGATTTCGTCAAGGACTGGGGCTCACACCTGGCAACGCTTCTACCCAATGGCGCCTATGATATGGGCTTCCCCTGGTATCTGCCCGATTGCACCAATCTTGAACCCCTGAACCAGTCTGACCGCGAGCGTTGCACGAAATTCGACCATTCAGACCCGTTCTACGAGGTTGTGATCTCGATGTTCGTTCTGGCCGACGGCCCCTATGCCCGCGCCCAGAAGCCCGAAGATATTTACGGCACAACCATCTGCCGCCCGGAAGGCTATTTCCAGTTTGACCTTGCCCAGGCCGGGTTGATCGAAAATGCCACGCTGGTATCACCCGCAACCCCGCAGGAATGTCTGCGGATGCTGGCCTCTGGCGAGGTCGATGTTTACACCATCAACCAGTTGACCGGCGAAGAAACCATCGGCGCGCTGGGGCTGGAAGCCCAGGTTGCCGAAGTGCCCGGCCTTCAGTCGATTCAAACCCTGCATGTGCTGACACCGAAAACCAATCCGATGGGCCGCAGCCAGATCGCCCTGCTCAATGCAGGTCTGCGCGCAATGGTTGAATCGGGCGAATGGTTCCTGATCGTCAGCCGCCAGCTTTCGGCGCAGTAA
- a CDS encoding CDP-alcohol phosphatidyltransferase family protein: protein MKHYIPAFAVHLFTATGAGLALVAMLAAGTHDWSMMYLWLLAALVVDGIDGPLARKFNVKKYAPQWDGVLLDLIIDYLTYVFIPAYALFQSGLLPGWPGWIAALVVCLTGAIYFADTRMKTADNSFSGFPGCWNMVVLVFFAVDMPKPLMMGIVAVLALAQFFPLKFIHPVRTRRFRPLSLAMMVAWVGVSFWVGFDDFQPTRLAQILLIITSSYLLFIGVAMQIWPIAASKARRSK from the coding sequence ATGAAGCATTACATCCCAGCCTTCGCCGTTCACCTGTTCACCGCCACAGGCGCCGGGCTTGCGCTTGTCGCCATGCTTGCTGCGGGCACGCATGACTGGTCGATGATGTATTTATGGCTGCTGGCCGCGCTTGTGGTTGACGGGATCGACGGCCCGCTTGCGCGCAAATTCAACGTCAAGAAATACGCCCCGCAATGGGATGGTGTGCTGCTCGACCTGATCATCGACTATCTGACCTATGTGTTCATTCCCGCCTATGCGCTGTTCCAATCGGGGTTGCTGCCGGGCTGGCCGGGCTGGATTGCGGCGCTGGTCGTCTGCCTGACAGGCGCGATCTACTTTGCCGATACCCGCATGAAAACCGCTGACAACTCCTTTTCCGGCTTTCCGGGCTGCTGGAACATGGTAGTGCTGGTGTTTTTCGCGGTCGACATGCCCAAACCGCTGATGATGGGCATTGTGGCCGTGCTGGCGCTGGCGCAGTTCTTCCCGCTCAAATTCATTCATCCGGTGCGCACGCGGCGGTTCCGGCCGCTTTCGCTGGCGATGATGGTCGCCTGGGTCGGGGTGTCGTTCTGGGTTGGGTTCGATGATTTCCAGCCAACGCGGCTGGCGCAAATCCTGCTGATCATTACCAGCAGCTATCTGCTGTTCATCGGCGTGGCCATGCAGATCTGGCCTATAGCCGCATCAAAAGCACGCCGCTCAAAATAA
- a CDS encoding prephenate/arogenate dehydrogenase family protein — translation MAEYKHVALIGLGLIAGSIGLAMRRAGMTARISGYARSAATRARALERGLVDECFESAAEAVVGADLVILCVPVGVMGALAAEIAPHLASGATVSDVGSVKAEVMEAIAPHLPDNVHFVPAHPLAGTEHSGPDSGFASLFDNRWCLMTPDEGSDPEAVQRLIDYWRALGARVDTMDAAHHDLVVAVTSHAPHLIAYTMVGVADDLKRVTESEVINYSAGGFRDFTRIASSDPTMWRDVFLHNKAATLEILGRFTEELFALQRAIRTGDGDMLHDYFTRTRAIRRGIIDAGQDSAAPDFGRVKP, via the coding sequence ATGGCTGAATACAAGCATGTAGCACTGATCGGGCTGGGGCTGATTGCAGGCTCGATCGGGCTTGCAATGCGCCGCGCGGGGATGACTGCGCGCATTTCAGGCTATGCCCGTTCAGCCGCAACCCGCGCCAGGGCGCTGGAGCGCGGGCTGGTTGATGAATGCTTTGAAAGCGCCGCGGAAGCGGTTGTCGGGGCGGATCTGGTTATCCTGTGTGTGCCCGTTGGGGTTATGGGGGCGCTCGCCGCCGAAATTGCCCCGCATCTGGCTTCGGGCGCAACCGTGTCCGATGTCGGCTCGGTCAAGGCCGAGGTGATGGAGGCGATTGCCCCGCATCTGCCAGACAACGTGCATTTCGTGCCCGCGCATCCGCTCGCCGGAACCGAGCATTCGGGGCCGGATTCCGGCTTTGCCAGCCTGTTTGACAACCGCTGGTGCCTGATGACCCCGGATGAAGGAAGCGACCCGGAGGCTGTTCAGCGGCTCATCGATTACTGGAGGGCGCTGGGTGCCAGGGTAGATACGATGGATGCTGCGCATCATGATCTGGTTGTTGCTGTCACCAGCCACGCGCCGCATCTGATTGCCTATACGATGGTGGGTGTCGCGGATGATCTGAAGCGGGTCACGGAATCTGAAGTCATCAACTACTCCGCCGGCGGGTTTCGGGATTTTACGCGCATCGCCTCATCGGACCCAACCATGTGGCGCGATGTGTTCCTGCACAACAAGGCCGCGACGCTGGAAATTCTCGGTCGCTTCACCGAGGAGCTGTTTGCGCTGCAACGCGCCATCCGCACCGGAGATGGCGATATGCTGCATGACTATTTTACCCGCACGCGTGCGATTCGCCGTGGTATCATCGATGCAGGCCAGGACAGCGCCGCCCCGGATTTCGGCCGCGTCAAACCCTGA
- a CDS encoding DUF2125 domain-containing protein, with translation MRKLLFLVILAASLWGGYWFIGASAKNIALTEWFKTQTARGWTAQYDTLNVRGFPNRFDTTITDYLLENPFARWGLQGDALKIAALSYKPNHVIISFQGEQTLSTPQLVARLNARTLRASVVVEPSVDLSLERVRLEAANMEIQGGTGWEAAFDFAYLAFEKVTDSPLDYRFGLSLSAFNPGIRWQGTPPDLPRLIQSIAIDSTTTYDAPWDRLSFETRPPRARHISLQSFALQWGELGLTAQGEVDVLADGTLDGEISLRIENVRLAIAALRAAGVLEPNLAGGTIAALTQLAARGNTLTLPLRFNNRRTRLGPINLGPAPQINRR, from the coding sequence ATGCGCAAACTTCTCTTTTTGGTCATCCTTGCCGCCTCGCTTTGGGGCGGCTATTGGTTTATCGGCGCATCGGCCAAGAATATCGCGCTGACCGAATGGTTCAAAACCCAGACCGCGCGCGGCTGGACAGCCCAATACGACACGCTGAACGTGCGCGGCTTTCCCAACCGCTTTGATACGACAATCACCGATTACCTGCTCGAAAACCCCTTTGCCCGCTGGGGTCTGCAAGGCGATGCGCTCAAAATTGCCGCGCTCTCCTACAAACCCAACCATGTGATCATTTCCTTTCAGGGCGAACAAACCCTGTCGACCCCGCAACTGGTTGCACGGCTGAACGCGCGCACGCTGCGCGCCTCGGTGGTCGTGGAACCCTCCGTCGACCTTTCGCTCGAACGTGTCCGGCTCGAAGCCGCGAATATGGAAATCCAGGGCGGCACAGGCTGGGAGGCCGCGTTTGACTTTGCCTACCTGGCCTTTGAAAAAGTCACCGACAGCCCGCTGGACTATCGTTTCGGCCTGTCGCTGAGCGCCTTCAACCCCGGAATCCGCTGGCAGGGCACCCCACCCGATTTGCCGCGTCTCATCCAGTCCATCGCCATTGACAGCACCACCACCTATGATGCGCCCTGGGACAGGCTCAGCTTTGAAACCCGCCCCCCGCGCGCGCGCCATATCAGCCTGCAAAGCTTCGCGCTTCAATGGGGCGAGCTTGGGCTCACCGCCCAGGGCGAAGTCGATGTGCTGGCCGATGGCACGCTTGACGGCGAAATCTCACTGCGCATCGAAAACGTGCGCCTGGCGATTGCGGCGCTACGCGCCGCCGGGGTGCTGGAGCCCAACCTCGCAGGTGGCACCATCGCCGCGCTGACACAGCTGGCCGCGCGCGGCAATACGCTGACCCTGCCGCTGCGCTTTAACAATCGCCGCACCCGGCTCGGCCCAATCAATCTTGGCCCCGCCCCGCAGATAAACCGCCGCTGA
- the hisC gene encoding histidinol-phosphate transaminase, whose protein sequence is MSAHPTITPQPGILDISLYVSGKARVDGAQNRVTKLSANENPHGPGPAARAAYAAAVEGLGVYPETDHAGLRGAIGAVHGLAASRIICGVGSDEIIHFLCQCYAGPGDEVLFTEHGFAMYRIAALAAGATPVEVAERDRHTDVDALLAGCTDATKLVFIANPNNPTGTMISASEVARLAEGLPPQALLVLDGAYAEFVPGFDGHAGLATARNNVVMTRTFSKIYGLGGLRIGWGYGPQHVIDVLNRIRGPFNLSASQLAVAEAAVADREYVDACRAENARLRDWLAGELAAIGIPSDQSHANFILARFDSAAVAQAADAALQARGLIVRYVANYKLPQCLRITIGDDLACQAVLSCLTDFMKGGADG, encoded by the coding sequence ATGAGCGCGCATCCCACGATTACCCCGCAGCCCGGCATATTGGATATCAGCCTTTATGTCAGCGGCAAGGCGCGGGTGGATGGCGCGCAGAACCGCGTAACCAAGCTTTCGGCCAATGAAAACCCGCACGGGCCGGGGCCGGCTGCGCGCGCCGCTTATGCGGCGGCGGTTGAAGGGCTGGGTGTTTACCCCGAAACCGACCATGCGGGGCTGCGCGGCGCGATTGGTGCGGTGCATGGCTTGGCGGCGTCGCGCATTATCTGCGGTGTCGGCTCGGACGAGATCATCCACTTTTTGTGCCAATGCTATGCCGGGCCGGGTGACGAGGTTCTGTTCACCGAGCATGGTTTTGCCATGTATCGCATTGCGGCGCTGGCGGCCGGGGCAACCCCGGTTGAAGTGGCCGAGCGCGACCGCCACACCGATGTTGATGCGCTGCTGGCTGGCTGCACGGACGCCACGAAACTGGTGTTCATCGCCAACCCCAACAACCCGACCGGCACGATGATTTCGGCTTCTGAAGTGGCGCGCCTGGCCGAGGGGCTGCCGCCACAGGCGCTGCTGGTGCTGGATGGCGCCTATGCCGAATTTGTGCCGGGTTTCGACGGCCATGCCGGGCTTGCGACGGCGCGCAACAATGTGGTGATGACGCGGACATTCTCCAAAATCTACGGGCTGGGTGGGCTGCGCATCGGCTGGGGCTATGGGCCGCAACATGTGATAGACGTGCTGAACCGCATTCGTGGGCCGTTCAACCTGTCGGCCAGCCAGTTGGCGGTGGCCGAGGCGGCGGTGGCTGATCGGGAATATGTGGATGCGTGCCGCGCGGAAAACGCGCGGTTGCGCGACTGGCTGGCGGGTGAATTGGCCGCGATTGGCATTCCGTCGGACCAGAGCCATGCGAATTTCATTCTGGCACGGTTTGACAGCGCCGCGGTTGCACAGGCCGCCGATGCCGCCCTGCAGGCGCGCGGGCTGATCGTGCGCTATGTGGCGAATTACAAACTGCCGCAATGTTTGCGGATCACAATTGGCGATGATCTGGCCTGCCAGGCCGTATTGTCCTGCCTGACGGATTTCATGAAAGGCGGGGCCGATGGCTGA